The following coding sequences are from one Capsicum annuum cultivar UCD-10X-F1 chromosome 3, UCD10Xv1.1, whole genome shotgun sequence window:
- the LOC107855722 gene encoding ethylene-responsive transcription factor ERN1 has product MESSKSPSESNNSSKNIQEKQVTKTKTRTKPKPRSSNDGKKFVGVRQRPSGRWVAEIKETSQKLRLWLGTFDRAEEAALAYDSAARLLRGRNAKTNFKYQAEILKPHEEINCSLFEKNPRLYELLKHAIMRKHAGKCQNNESLDKEEALVEESIVCEDQDRNKEEISRIQLQGSSKVYSSVIVAPSFSASITQSGREENHSQSNGQYFDCLLSRACK; this is encoded by the coding sequence ATGGAAAGCTCAAAATCTCCATCAGAGTCAAACAACTCATCCAAAAACATCCAAGAAAAGCAAGTGaccaaaacaaaaacaagaacaaagCCAAAGCCACGTTCCTCAAATGATGGAAAGAAATTTGTTGGAGTGAGGCAAAGGCCATCAGGCAGATGGGTTGCAGAGATAAAGGAAACTTCACAAAAACTCAGGCTTTGGCTTGGTACTTTTGACAGAGCAGAAGAAGCTGCTTTGGCTTATGATAGTGCTGCACGTCTCCTACGTGGAAGAAATGCAAAAACGAACTTCAAGTACCAAGCTGAAATCTTGAAACCCCATGAAGAGATCAATTGCAGCTTGTTTGAAAAGAATCCAAGATTATATGAACTTCTTAAACATGCCATCATGAGGAAACATGCAGGGAAATGTCAGAATAATGAAAGTTTGGATAAAGAGGAGGCATTAGTTGAAGAAAGTATAGTTTGTGAAGATCAAGATCGAAATAAAGAAGAGATCTCTAGGATTCAACTACAGGGAAGTTCAAAGGTTTATTCTTCAGTGATTGTGGCTCCTTCTTTTAGTGCTTCCATTACTCAAAGTGGAAGAGAAGAAAATCACTCTCAAAGTAATGGTCAATATTTTGATTGCCTTCTGTCGCGCGCATGCAAATGA